The Arthrobacter sp. OAP107 DNA segment CAGCCCGCCGACCGTCAAAGGAGCCCATAAGGCGCCGACCCTAGCCGCAACGCGGCAAGACCCCTGATTCTGCCGATCCGACAGGAACAGGGGTCTTGCTGTCCGATGTGCTGCTCACCACTCCCGCAGCCAAAAGTTTCTACGGTCCCCACCACCGTGGTGGCCTGCACTAGTCTGAGTCCGGAAAGCAGAGGGGCGGTGCAGCGGCTAGGACACTTTGGCGTCGCGATCTCCTGTGACCTCAGAGGCTTCTTCCTCCACATCCAAAGAATCGATCCGCTCGAAGTGACGGTCCATGGCAGCCATTGCCATGGCTGGATCCTTCGCTTTGACTGCTTCAAGAATCTCCCGGTGGAGCAAGCGCATTTCATCCACGTCATTCGCCAGGCGGAGCATTCGCGCGCGTCGGGCACTCACTGAGCCGGCAATAAGGTCACCTACCGCGGAGGAGAAGAACATCAGGGCAGGGTCCCCGGAAGCCTGGAAGATAGCTTGGTGGAAGGCCAGGTCAGCGGCATAAAGGTCGTCCGGGTCGGAGGACTTTTCCATCCGCATGACTGCTTCCTCTGCGTGGGCGACAGGCACAGGTTTGAAGTCTTCGGCGGCCATCTTGACGGCTTGGCGCTCCAGAGCGACCCGTACAGGCTGGAATGCTGATGCCGACGAGAGGGTGGACGAGTGCAAGCCGATCTTCAATGCTGCTGCCACATCCCCTGGCTTGACCGTCCGCGTGTACGTCCCGGCAGCGCCCCTTCGCTCCAAAGCACCCATGGCTTCCAACATCCTGAGCCGGTGACGCAAGGCTGTGCGTGACGTCCCCCAAAGGGCCACCAGCTCCCGTTCGGAGGGTATTCGCTGATCGGGCCCCGCTTTGTCCATCAGGGTCAACAGCCTTGCGAGAAGATCGTCTTCCACTTTGCTCCCATCCTTGTGGGCGTCCAAGATGCCCTTGGCGATACCAAACGAGGTCGGCATCCGTCTATAGGCTCCAATGGTACTTGTACACCCCCGCCCTGTCTCTTGACACCGCCTGCTTGGTGATACCAAAATGTAGATGATGGATCCAGGATCCACGGATTCGGCTTAAGGCGGGGATTGCGCGGGCCAGCTCAGTTGCATGGGTTCGCGAAGTAACCGTCATCAGTAACAGCAGAAACGACAAAGGAGACGTAATGGCAGAACGTATGGCAGGGAAGACGGTCATCATCTTCGGGGGCGGATCGGTCGGCGGCGAGATTAACAACGGGCTCGCTGCAGCGTTGACCTATGCAGAAGCAGGGGCAAATGTTTTCGTCGTCGATGCGTCCGATGCCGCCGTTGCCGGGGCCCTCGGAAAACTGGCGGAGTACCGGGATCTGAAGGACCTGCCGATTTCCTTTGGCGGCGCGGTCGCTGATGTATCAGACAGCGAAGCTGTCGAGGCCTCTGTTCGAGAATGTGTCGCTGCGGTCGGCAAGCCGAATGTGTTGCACAATAACGTCGGCATCGCCAGAATGGGCGGGCCCATCGAGATGAGCCTGGAGGAGTGGGACTTGGTAATGCGGGTCAACCTCACCAGTGCTTTCATCACGACGAAGCATGTGCTGCCGTTATTCCTTGAACAAGGCCACGGCAGCATCGTTAATATCGCATCCGTGGGCGGTATGCGTTACCTGGGATACAACTACCCGAGCTATTCGGCAACCAAGGGAGGAATGATCCAGTTCACTGTCAATCTCGCCCTGGAATACGC contains these protein-coding regions:
- a CDS encoding FCD domain-containing protein, with amino-acid sequence MEDDLLARLLTLMDKAGPDQRIPSERELVALWGTSRTALRHRLRMLEAMGALERRGAAGTYTRTVKPGDVAAALKIGLHSSTLSSASAFQPVRVALERQAVKMAAEDFKPVPVAHAEEAVMRMEKSSDPDDLYAADLAFHQAIFQASGDPALMFFSSAVGDLIAGSVSARRARMLRLANDVDEMRLLHREILEAVKAKDPAMAMAAMDRHFERIDSLDVEEEASEVTGDRDAKVS
- a CDS encoding SDR family NAD(P)-dependent oxidoreductase gives rise to the protein MAERMAGKTVIIFGGGSVGGEINNGLAAALTYAEAGANVFVVDASDAAVAGALGKLAEYRDLKDLPISFGGAVADVSDSEAVEASVRECVAAVGKPNVLHNNVGIARMGGPIEMSLEEWDLVMRVNLTSAFITTKHVLPLFLEQGHGSIVNIASVGGMRYLGYNYPSYSATKGGMIQFTVNLALEYASKGIRANAVAPGFIETPMMYKQIAGNYSSVEEMLEARHALSPTGKMGTSWDVAQAALFLASDESKYVNGVCLPVDGGLTAAVGH